The Thalassotalea nanhaiensis genome has a window encoding:
- a CDS encoding DUF349 domain-containing protein gives MIFNKLFKAKWQHKDANVRIQAIQELDLLEQANVDVIKQLIENDNSELVCRAALLKLNDFEQFLSMANNHSKLTIRQFAHQRVQLQILESDTVTNSQKNAYLQHCDKTKFLESWLMAEHDHQILQALISKVNKPHLLAQFIVKTDNIDLQREILSGIDDIGLLEKLAKKLTDDKFKLELVNKLNDLQEIAAKPGKIKKQLQLLLSKLLALKDLQDYKDMQERKSSLEAEWQLVVAEFVHLGEEEKQQYLDKHEHIQQQLKKHFGQREEAYLHQQFIDDQKAKQQSELKAINAEITIISQQISEAVFENTELDEFKVSQHLDSINTQIESSTISDTDKTKSYAQVKNLHNKLNQLPEVAECVSSATSLISKLSTLAIPANIEELNLRKPVFDQWQQQWQQINNLANDVLPQSIKSARDELQSSWTAALKPLVKQQHIAFEHFRKKVSELKRLMANGKYKSAFGLHKKLTFLINDLSTSQQERITADFETVTAKINELHELEAFIVTPRKQEMLEEIKALIEQPLDNPMAQAEQVKTFRKHWNSLGHADETLDKELNAEFNKACELAFAPCRAFYAEQANIRANHLTQKLQVIDKAEALLNQSKAEQVNWRDIDNQLHKLLKEWRDSGEVDREEYVKIQPKFNQLIEPLKKAINAFHQENAELKQALIEKAKQQLDSEDVFSAINELKSLQHKWQEIGHAGPNKENSLWMSFRKINDKAFAKRNEIKQQEQIQLNAQTEEFSSQLSALNESISSTDELKELQNLLVSLEQLVSSIKGTKPLLKTLLNQGVSAENNVKDKIKQAKLVLKQQIFVNIFNVIKGDVTKLNDNSSYSALPTSWQKTVQFALTKPSNTQLREQLTLELEILANIESPKQFSEQRLAVQVQLLSDKMVQGEEININTKLKQWLNCGPLSEEEFPLLERIKPVYIN, from the coding sequence ATGATTTTTAACAAACTTTTCAAAGCAAAGTGGCAGCATAAAGACGCAAATGTCCGTATTCAAGCAATACAAGAGCTTGATTTACTCGAACAAGCCAATGTAGATGTTATTAAACAGTTGATAGAAAATGACAACAGCGAATTAGTGTGTAGAGCCGCTTTGCTTAAGTTAAACGATTTTGAACAGTTTCTCAGCATGGCAAATAATCATAGCAAACTGACTATTCGTCAGTTTGCTCACCAGCGCGTACAACTGCAAATTTTAGAATCTGATACAGTTACTAATTCTCAAAAAAACGCTTATTTGCAACATTGTGATAAAACGAAATTTTTAGAAAGTTGGTTAATGGCTGAACATGATCATCAAATACTGCAAGCGTTAATATCTAAAGTTAACAAACCGCATTTATTAGCTCAGTTTATTGTTAAAACTGATAATATCGATTTACAGCGTGAAATTTTATCCGGTATAGATGATATCGGATTGCTTGAAAAATTAGCGAAAAAGTTAACTGATGATAAATTTAAATTAGAACTTGTTAATAAGCTAAATGACTTGCAAGAAATTGCTGCTAAGCCAGGAAAAATTAAAAAACAATTACAGCTACTTTTATCTAAGTTACTTGCCTTAAAAGACTTGCAAGATTATAAAGACATGCAAGAGCGTAAAAGTTCATTGGAAGCAGAGTGGCAATTAGTTGTTGCCGAATTTGTTCACTTAGGTGAAGAAGAAAAGCAGCAATATCTCGACAAACACGAACATATACAGCAACAACTTAAAAAGCATTTTGGCCAACGTGAAGAAGCATACTTACATCAGCAATTTATTGACGATCAAAAAGCTAAACAACAATCTGAACTGAAAGCAATTAATGCAGAAATAACAATAATATCTCAACAAATTAGTGAAGCAGTGTTTGAAAATACTGAATTAGATGAATTTAAAGTCAGCCAGCATTTAGACAGTATAAATACTCAAATTGAATCATCAACAATTTCTGATACGGATAAAACCAAATCTTACGCTCAGGTTAAAAACCTACATAATAAACTTAACCAGTTACCTGAAGTAGCTGAATGCGTAAGTAGTGCCACATCACTAATTTCGAAACTATCAACGTTAGCCATACCTGCAAACATAGAAGAACTTAATTTACGTAAACCCGTGTTTGATCAATGGCAACAGCAATGGCAACAAATAAATAATTTAGCCAATGATGTGCTACCGCAATCAATAAAAAGTGCTCGAGATGAATTACAGTCTAGTTGGACTGCCGCTCTTAAGCCTCTTGTAAAACAACAGCATATAGCTTTTGAACATTTTCGTAAGAAAGTATCAGAACTAAAACGTTTAATGGCAAACGGGAAATATAAATCTGCTTTTGGTTTACATAAAAAATTAACTTTTTTAATTAATGACTTATCGACAAGTCAGCAAGAGCGGATAACTGCCGATTTTGAAACCGTTACAGCTAAAATTAATGAACTGCACGAGCTTGAAGCATTCATTGTAACGCCAAGAAAGCAAGAAATGCTGGAAGAAATTAAAGCCCTTATTGAACAACCTCTCGACAATCCAATGGCGCAAGCAGAACAAGTTAAAACATTTAGAAAGCATTGGAATTCTTTGGGGCATGCAGATGAAACGTTAGATAAAGAGCTCAATGCAGAATTTAATAAAGCCTGTGAGCTTGCTTTTGCACCTTGTAGAGCTTTTTATGCCGAACAAGCGAATATTAGAGCAAATCATTTAACGCAAAAATTACAAGTAATTGATAAAGCTGAAGCATTGTTAAATCAATCAAAAGCTGAACAAGTCAATTGGCGAGATATTGACAATCAACTTCATAAACTTTTAAAAGAATGGCGTGACTCTGGTGAAGTAGATCGTGAAGAATATGTAAAGATTCAACCAAAATTCAATCAGCTAATAGAGCCGTTAAAAAAAGCCATAAATGCATTTCACCAAGAAAATGCTGAATTAAAGCAAGCCTTAATTGAAAAAGCAAAGCAACAACTAGATAGTGAAGATGTATTTTCAGCGATTAATGAGCTGAAATCATTGCAGCACAAATGGCAAGAAATAGGGCATGCGGGTCCGAATAAAGAAAACAGTCTTTGGATGTCGTTTAGAAAAATAAACGATAAAGCGTTCGCTAAACGAAACGAAATCAAACAGCAAGAGCAAATTCAATTAAATGCTCAAACTGAAGAGTTCAGCTCACAACTATCAGCTTTAAATGAGTCAATATCATCGACAGATGAATTAAAAGAACTTCAAAATTTGCTTGTAAGTCTTGAGCAACTCGTTAGCAGTATAAAAGGCACCAAACCCTTGCTTAAAACATTGTTAAATCAAGGTGTAAGTGCTGAAAATAATGTTAAAGACAAAATTAAACAAGCTAAACTCGTATTGAAGCAACAGATATTCGTTAATATATTTAATGTAATTAAAGGCGATGTAACAAAGCTTAATGACAATAGTAGCTACTCTGCATTACCTACAAGCTGGCAAAAAACAGTTCAATTCGCTTTGACTAAACCAAGTAATACACAATTACGTGAACAACTCACTCTAGAATTGGAAATTCTTGCTAATATCGAGTCACCAAAGCAATTTTCTGAGCAAAGGCTGGCCGTTCAAGTTCAATTATTGTCAGACAAAATGGTACAGGGTGAAGAAATAAATATAAATACCAAGCTAAAGCAATGGTTAAATTGTGGCCCTTTAAGTGAAGAAGAATTTCCTTTGCTTGAGCGAATAAAACCTGTTTATATTAATTAA
- a CDS encoding YeaC family protein, with amino-acid sequence MDLFEVVDNMSIEMYERLKHAAETGKWPEGTPVDKAQRDSALQLAMAYQSRHLDSDDILTVGSDGEIVHKTKAELKKQFKQAAKAETSEDNDDIARFTDL; translated from the coding sequence ATGGATCTTTTTGAAGTTGTCGATAATATGTCGATTGAAATGTATGAACGTCTTAAGCATGCCGCTGAAACTGGTAAATGGCCTGAAGGTACACCTGTAGACAAAGCGCAAAGAGATTCTGCGCTGCAACTTGCTATGGCGTACCAATCAAGGCATTTAGACAGTGACGATATCCTTACTGTTGGCAGTGATGGTGAAATTGTTCATAAAACTAAAGCTGAATTAAAAAAACAATTTAAACAAGCTGCCAAGGCAGAAACTTCAGAAGACAATGACGACATTGCTAGGTTTACCGACTTATGA
- the ybaK gene encoding Cys-tRNA(Pro) deacylase: MTPAINLAKKHKINHIVHQYSHDESVVSYGLEAVEKLNVEASRVFKTLVVINEQKTLFVAIVPVEQKLNLKLFAKACHSKKVTMAEPKLVERSSGYVLGGVSPLGQKRILASIIDESATSHKTIFVSAGKRGLEIELAPQDLRSLLNASFQHIT, from the coding sequence ATGACACCTGCTATAAACCTTGCAAAAAAACATAAGATTAATCATATCGTTCATCAATATAGCCATGATGAATCTGTTGTGTCTTATGGGTTGGAGGCGGTAGAAAAGCTAAACGTTGAAGCAAGTAGGGTGTTCAAAACGTTAGTTGTTATAAATGAACAAAAAACACTGTTTGTCGCGATTGTACCCGTTGAACAAAAGTTAAACTTAAAGCTTTTTGCCAAAGCCTGCCATTCAAAAAAGGTTACAATGGCAGAGCCTAAACTTGTAGAACGAAGTTCAGGCTACGTGTTAGGTGGCGTGAGTCCTTTAGGTCAAAAACGTATATTAGCGTCCATTATTGATGAAAGTGCTACATCTCATAAAACTATTTTTGTTAGCGCCGGAAAAAGAGGCTTAGAAATTGAACTTGCTCCACAGGATCTTCGTTCATTACTAAACGCAAGCTTTCAACATATTACCTAA
- a CDS encoding nitroreductase family protein, with protein sequence MSPIEFLATRQSNGFLTSPAPSADQLNAIFTTAIAVPDHAGLNPYKFHQIQGDGLTKLTNYYVEAIKSVTDDPVKIAKAEKMAYRAPLLIVVSTYYKQHAKVPKQEQLVTAGCAAHAIQMASTALGYGAMWRTGDVAYSNIVKQGLGISEDNDIVGFIYIGSKSKELPNKPRKAAEHFIEQWQ encoded by the coding sequence ATGTCCCCAATAGAATTTTTAGCAACAAGACAGTCGAACGGCTTCTTAACATCTCCTGCGCCTTCAGCAGACCAACTAAACGCTATTTTCACCACTGCTATCGCTGTGCCTGATCATGCAGGGTTAAATCCTTATAAATTTCATCAAATACAAGGTGATGGTTTAACAAAGTTAACTAATTACTATGTAGAAGCAATAAAGTCAGTTACTGATGACCCGGTTAAAATAGCAAAAGCTGAGAAAATGGCTTACCGCGCGCCATTACTTATCGTGGTTTCCACTTATTATAAACAACATGCGAAAGTGCCAAAACAAGAGCAATTAGTTACTGCCGGTTGTGCGGCGCATGCAATACAAATGGCCAGTACAGCTCTAGGCTACGGTGCTATGTGGCGCACTGGTGATGTCGCGTATAGTAATATCGTAAAGCAAGGTCTTGGCATTTCTGAAGATAATGATATCGTAGGATTTATATACATTGGTTCCAAAAGCAAAGAACTGCCTAACAAGCCAAGAAAAGCAGCAGAGCACTTCATCGAGCAGTGGCAGTAA
- a CDS encoding ester cyclase: MSNNLAQAKLFFEACETGKGWESCKAYCHNDASFSAQSSALADITTLENYTDWMKNLLTPIPDGHYDLKCFSEDKERECVAAYAVFHGTQTGPGGPGEPTGKSIEADYVYVMQFEGNLIRHMTKIWNDAISLQQLGWA; the protein is encoded by the coding sequence ATGAGTAACAACCTTGCACAAGCCAAGCTATTTTTTGAAGCATGCGAAACTGGCAAAGGATGGGAGTCTTGTAAAGCATACTGCCACAATGATGCCTCTTTTTCAGCACAGTCATCAGCGCTTGCAGACATAACCACCCTTGAAAACTATACCGATTGGATGAAAAACCTACTCACTCCAATACCTGATGGACACTATGACTTAAAATGCTTCTCTGAGGATAAAGAGCGCGAATGTGTTGCTGCGTACGCAGTGTTTCATGGTACGCAAACCGGACCTGGGGGCCCAGGAGAGCCAACGGGTAAATCCATTGAAGCCGACTATGTTTATGTAATGCAGTTCGAGGGAAACCTAATACGGCATATGACAAAGATATGGAATGACGCGATAAGTCTTCAACAATTAGGTTGGGCTTAA
- a CDS encoding alanine/glycine:cation symporter family protein gives MLEFVNFINGIIWSPALIYLCLGTGLFFSYKTRFVQVRFFREMYRLLLSGKSSEQGISSFQALAVSLSGRVGTGNIAGVAAAIGFGGPGAVFWMWIVAFLGASTAYVESTLAQIYKEECDGSYRGGPAYYIEKAMGQKWYAWIFAIATILACGVMLPMVQSNGIGEAVEQAFGTAGTLDTALGVISYAKIYTASAIVILLGFIIFGGVKRIAHFTQVVVPFMALAYILVSLIIIGLNIDQLPHVFMLIIGDAFTPMAGVGAAIGWGVKRGVYSNEAGQGTGPHAAAAAEVDHPAQQGLVQAFSVYIDTLFVCSATAFMILITGAYNVHGVGDAFIVQNVAAEVAANSPAFTQMAVDSVFVGVGKPFIAIALFFFAFTTILAYYFIAENNIYWIKRTFKAPALTFLLKATIMSATFYGTVKAADIAWGMGDIGVGLMAWLNIIGILIIFFMSKPALKALKDYEEQRKAGVEKYTFDPKKLGIKNAELWEKKL, from the coding sequence TTGCTAGAGTTTGTTAATTTTATAAATGGGATCATTTGGAGCCCAGCACTAATATACCTTTGTTTAGGCACTGGTTTGTTTTTCTCATACAAAACCCGTTTTGTTCAAGTGCGTTTCTTCAGAGAGATGTACCGTTTACTGTTGTCAGGTAAAAGTTCAGAGCAAGGTATTTCATCTTTCCAAGCTTTAGCCGTTTCTTTATCAGGTCGTGTGGGTACCGGTAATATTGCCGGTGTTGCTGCTGCTATTGGTTTTGGTGGACCTGGTGCTGTTTTTTGGATGTGGATTGTAGCATTCTTAGGCGCATCAACCGCTTATGTAGAATCAACGCTTGCTCAAATATATAAAGAAGAATGTGACGGTTCATACCGAGGTGGTCCAGCTTACTATATTGAAAAAGCTATGGGACAAAAGTGGTACGCTTGGATATTTGCAATTGCGACTATTTTAGCTTGTGGCGTAATGTTACCTATGGTGCAATCAAATGGTATTGGTGAAGCTGTTGAACAAGCTTTTGGTACTGCAGGAACTCTAGATACTGCCTTAGGTGTAATCAGTTATGCCAAAATTTATACCGCATCTGCGATTGTAATCTTATTAGGATTTATCATTTTTGGTGGTGTTAAGCGTATCGCTCACTTCACCCAAGTTGTGGTTCCTTTTATGGCGTTAGCGTACATTTTGGTTTCTTTGATTATTATTGGTTTAAATATTGATCAACTACCTCACGTATTTATGTTAATCATTGGCGATGCTTTTACTCCGATGGCTGGTGTCGGTGCAGCAATAGGTTGGGGCGTAAAACGTGGTGTTTATTCTAACGAAGCAGGTCAAGGCACTGGTCCTCATGCCGCAGCGGCTGCTGAAGTTGATCACCCGGCTCAACAAGGTTTAGTACAAGCATTTTCAGTTTATATTGATACATTATTTGTTTGTTCTGCAACAGCATTTATGATCCTTATCACTGGTGCATACAATGTTCACGGTGTTGGCGATGCGTTTATCGTACAAAACGTTGCAGCAGAAGTTGCAGCTAACAGCCCAGCATTTACCCAAATGGCTGTAGATAGTGTATTTGTTGGTGTTGGTAAGCCATTTATTGCAATAGCGTTATTCTTTTTCGCCTTTACGACAATATTGGCTTATTACTTTATTGCTGAAAATAATATCTACTGGATTAAACGTACGTTTAAAGCTCCAGCATTAACGTTCTTATTAAAAGCTACCATTATGAGTGCAACCTTTTACGGTACCGTAAAAGCTGCAGATATTGCCTGGGGCATGGGTGATATTGGTGTTGGTTTAATGGCATGGTTAAATATAATAGGCATTCTTATTATATTCTTTATGTCTAAGCCTGCTCTTAAAGCTTTAAAAGATTATGAAGAGCAACGCAAAGCTGGCGTAGAAAAATATACATTCGACCCTAAAAAACTCGGTATAAAGAATGCCGAACTGTGGGAAAAGAAGCTTTAA
- a CDS encoding HvfX family Cu-binding RiPP maturation protein, whose translation MNIINLYNTVVDKLLKLDAIPALLLRVFLAPVFIIAGYNKMQLSNDELGLLEQIMVKPEIAQWFGNSEWGLGLPFPELLANLAAWTEFFGGWLILIGLATRLLSIPLMFTMIVAATTVHLDNGWYAITPTNSSTSSAQVFSWVGFETADNSLKNSEEASIRLSKIRDIVDENGNPEWLYEKGNVVLLNNGIEFAATYFIMLLALFFIGAGRYVSLDYWLFKPEEDDLKQID comes from the coding sequence ATGAATATTATAAATTTATATAACACGGTCGTTGATAAGTTATTAAAGCTAGATGCTATTCCTGCTTTACTCTTAAGAGTTTTTTTAGCGCCAGTTTTTATAATTGCTGGTTACAATAAAATGCAATTAAGTAATGACGAACTTGGTCTTTTAGAACAAATCATGGTTAAACCAGAAATTGCTCAATGGTTTGGAAACTCCGAATGGGGCTTAGGATTACCGTTCCCAGAATTATTGGCCAATCTTGCGGCATGGACTGAATTCTTTGGTGGTTGGTTAATTTTAATCGGCTTAGCAACACGCTTACTTAGTATTCCGTTAATGTTTACTATGATTGTCGCAGCAACAACGGTTCATCTTGATAATGGTTGGTACGCTATAACTCCTACAAATTCATCTACTAGCTCAGCTCAAGTTTTTTCTTGGGTTGGTTTTGAAACTGCCGATAACAGCCTAAAGAATAGTGAAGAAGCAAGTATTAGGTTAAGTAAGATCAGGGACATTGTTGATGAGAATGGCAATCCGGAATGGCTTTACGAAAAAGGTAATGTGGTATTACTTAATAATGGCATAGAATTCGCGGCCACTTATTTTATTATGTTATTAGCATTGTTTTTTATTGGTGCTGGTAGATACGTGAGTTTAGATTACTGGCTTTTTAAACCCGAAGAAGATGACTTGAAACAAATCGATTAA
- the sppA gene encoding signal peptide peptidase SppA yields MSEKPSVIKKVFKKLWLILNTSRKVFLNLVFFGFVIILYNVLTDDSHEVKVPAKTALVLNFYGTIVEQKQTVDPADAIMQEAFDQKEENPEMLITDIKNVIKTAKDDNRIKTLVLYPQNLKRAGLHHLQEIGTAINDFKQSGKEVIAFGDYFSQDQYHIASHADKVWINPEGAIVLEGYGRYRTYFKAALDKLNITAHVFKVGTYKSAVEPYLRDNMSDNAKEANKQWLDQLWTSYKHDIAENRNLDMANFDETAVGLLEKLEKAEGSFAVYALQSGLVDELRTREQIRLSMIDKVGKAKRGNHFSQINYKDYLKANKAPFPVVNPMTDKVAIVVAKGAILNGDQEPGTIGGDSTAKLLRKARLNDKVKAVVLRVDSGGGSAYASEIIRQEVELLKAAGKPVIASMANYAASGGYWISASANEIWASPNTITGSIGIFGMFPTFDRALDKLGIHTDGIGTTDLSGLGVSRPLNKDIGNIIQASINRGYKEFLTLVSESRGMTLEQVDAIAQGRVWTGAKAQELGLVDKLGNLDDAVIAAADRAGLKAYDTWLVEKELSAKDMFIRNMFETAQTFFPETESPMMSVSNPTLKQRIMTMINEFESINQLNDPKGVYSFCLVCEVN; encoded by the coding sequence ATGTCTGAAAAACCAAGTGTTATTAAAAAAGTATTCAAAAAATTATGGCTGATTTTAAACACCTCGAGAAAGGTGTTTTTAAATTTAGTGTTTTTTGGATTTGTAATCATATTATATAACGTGTTAACTGATGACTCTCATGAAGTTAAAGTACCAGCTAAAACTGCATTAGTGCTTAACTTTTATGGCACTATTGTAGAGCAAAAACAAACTGTTGATCCTGCTGATGCAATAATGCAAGAAGCATTTGATCAAAAAGAAGAAAATCCTGAAATGTTGATCACTGACATTAAAAATGTGATCAAAACCGCTAAAGATGATAACCGAATTAAAACACTAGTCTTGTACCCGCAAAATCTGAAGCGAGCTGGTTTACATCACTTACAAGAAATTGGTACAGCAATTAACGATTTTAAACAATCAGGCAAGGAAGTTATCGCTTTTGGTGATTATTTTAGTCAAGATCAATACCATATAGCGTCTCACGCAGATAAGGTTTGGATAAATCCTGAAGGCGCCATAGTTCTTGAAGGTTATGGTCGTTATAGAACGTATTTCAAAGCTGCGTTAGATAAACTAAACATAACTGCTCATGTATTTAAAGTTGGTACATATAAGTCTGCGGTAGAACCATACCTTAGAGACAATATGTCTGATAATGCTAAAGAAGCTAACAAACAGTGGCTTGATCAGCTATGGACAAGTTATAAACATGATATAGCGGAAAACCGCAACTTGGATATGGCTAACTTTGATGAAACAGCTGTAGGCTTGTTAGAAAAGCTTGAAAAAGCTGAAGGCAGTTTTGCTGTTTACGCTTTACAAAGTGGCTTAGTAGATGAACTGAGAACACGTGAACAAATACGTCTTTCAATGATTGATAAAGTTGGTAAAGCAAAACGTGGCAACCACTTTAGTCAAATTAATTACAAAGATTACTTAAAGGCAAATAAGGCCCCTTTCCCAGTTGTTAACCCTATGACAGACAAAGTCGCAATTGTTGTTGCTAAGGGAGCAATTTTAAATGGCGATCAAGAGCCAGGAACTATTGGTGGAGATTCAACGGCGAAGCTTTTACGTAAAGCACGTTTAAATGATAAAGTTAAAGCCGTCGTGTTGAGAGTTGATAGCGGCGGTGGTAGTGCCTATGCTTCAGAAATTATTCGCCAGGAAGTTGAATTATTGAAAGCGGCTGGCAAACCGGTTATTGCTTCAATGGCAAATTACGCTGCGTCTGGTGGCTACTGGATTTCAGCTTCTGCAAATGAAATTTGGGCATCTCCAAATACAATTACCGGCTCTATCGGTATTTTTGGTATGTTTCCAACATTTGACCGAGCGTTAGACAAATTAGGCATTCATACTGACGGTATAGGCACTACTGACCTTTCTGGTCTTGGTGTTAGTCGACCATTAAACAAAGATATTGGTAACATCATACAAGCAAGTATCAATAGAGGTTACAAAGAATTCCTTACCCTTGTTTCTGAAAGTCGAGGTATGACGTTAGAACAAGTAGATGCAATTGCACAAGGCCGTGTATGGACAGGTGCAAAAGCTCAAGAGTTAGGTTTAGTTGATAAACTTGGAAACTTAGACGACGCGGTTATCGCTGCTGCAGACAGAGCGGGTTTGAAAGCTTACGATACTTGGCTTGTTGAGAAAGAACTGAGTGCAAAAGACATGTTCATAAGAAATATGTTTGAAACAGCACAAACATTTTTTCCAGAAACAGAATCTCCAATGATGAGTGTGTCTAACCCCACCCTTAAACAACGTATTATGACAATGATTAATGAGTTTGAGAGCATCAATCAATTAAATGATCCTAAAGGTGTATACTCATTCTGTTTAGTTTGTGAAGTAAACTAA
- the asnS gene encoding asparagine--tRNA ligase produces MTFTAITDALAGKSAVGETVTVKGWIRTRRDSKAGISFLAIHDGSCFDPIQAVVPSDLNNYEEEVLKLTTGASVSVTGTLVESMGKGQSFEIQATNVEVLGFVEDPDTYPMAAKRHSIEFLREQAHLRNRTNIGGAVTRVRNCLAQAIHRFMHEKGYFWISTPLITGSDTEGAGEMFRVSTLDLENLPRDDKGAVDYTEDFFGKETFLTVSGQLNAETLACAMSKVYTFGPTFRAENSNTSRHLAEFWMMEPEIAFADLGDAATLAEEMLRYVFKAVLEERPDDMAFFQQRVDKTVIDRLQSVVESDFARMDYTDAIEILQKCGKKFENKVEWGVDLNSEHERYLAEEHVKGPLVLMNYPKDIKAFYMRLNDDGKTVAAMDVLAPGIGEIIGGAQREERLDVLDMRLDEMGLDKADYSWYRDLRRYGTVPHAGFGLGFERLVAYATGMQNVRDVIPFPRTPNNAEY; encoded by the coding sequence ATGACATTTACTGCAATTACTGATGCCCTAGCGGGTAAATCAGCTGTTGGTGAAACAGTGACAGTAAAGGGTTGGATCAGAACCCGCCGCGACTCAAAAGCCGGTATTTCCTTTTTAGCTATTCACGATGGTTCGTGTTTCGATCCTATTCAAGCAGTTGTGCCAAGTGATTTGAATAATTATGAAGAAGAAGTTTTAAAATTAACTACTGGTGCTTCCGTTTCTGTAACGGGTACTTTGGTTGAGTCAATGGGTAAAGGCCAATCGTTTGAAATTCAAGCGACCAATGTTGAAGTACTTGGATTTGTTGAAGACCCGGATACATACCCTATGGCCGCTAAACGTCATTCAATTGAGTTTTTGCGCGAGCAAGCACACTTGCGTAACCGCACAAACATTGGTGGTGCAGTAACGCGCGTTCGTAACTGTTTAGCTCAAGCGATTCATCGCTTCATGCATGAAAAAGGTTACTTTTGGATCAGCACGCCACTAATTACAGGCTCTGATACTGAAGGTGCTGGTGAAATGTTCCGTGTAAGTACTTTAGATTTAGAGAACTTGCCTCGTGATGATAAAGGCGCTGTTGATTACACAGAAGATTTCTTCGGTAAAGAAACATTTTTAACGGTATCTGGTCAGCTTAATGCTGAAACGCTAGCCTGTGCCATGTCTAAGGTTTATACCTTTGGACCAACGTTCCGTGCTGAAAATTCAAATACGTCTCGTCATTTAGCCGAGTTTTGGATGATGGAACCAGAAATTGCCTTTGCTGATTTAGGTGATGCAGCTACCCTTGCAGAAGAAATGTTACGTTACGTATTTAAAGCAGTTTTAGAAGAACGCCCAGATGACATGGCTTTCTTCCAACAACGTGTTGATAAAACTGTTATTGATCGTTTGCAATCAGTCGTAGAATCAGACTTCGCACGTATGGATTACACCGATGCTATCGAAATCTTACAAAAATGTGGTAAGAAGTTTGAGAACAAAGTTGAATGGGGTGTAGATTTAAATTCTGAGCACGAACGCTACCTTGCTGAAGAGCATGTTAAAGGGCCACTTGTGTTAATGAATTACCCGAAAGACATTAAAGCATTCTATATGCGTTTGAATGATGACGGTAAAACCGTTGCAGCTATGGATGTACTTGCACCAGGTATTGGTGAAATTATCGGTGGCGCTCAGCGTGAAGAACGTTTAGATGTTCTCGATATGCGTTTAGATGAAATGGGCTTAGACAAAGCTGATTACAGTTGGTACCGCGATTTACGTCGTTACGGTACAGTTCCTCACGCTGGTTTTGGTCTAGGTTTTGAACGATTAGTTGCCTATGCAACTGGTATGCAAAACGTACGTGACGTGATCCCTTTCCCACGCACACCAAACAATGCGGAATACTAA